The Candidatus Zixiibacteriota bacterium nucleotide sequence GGGGCGCTGCGGTGGTTGAGGCCGACGATGATGACTTGCTTGTCCACGACGTCAGTCGAACCGTCCTCCGTGGCGGCTCGGAAAGAGCGCGTCCCCCCAGAGGAAGTAGCCCAACACGACTACGAAGCCGAAAACGGTCAGCAGGGCGGCCTTGCGGCCTCGCAGGCCGGCGGTGACGCGGCCGTGAAGCAGAGCCCCGTAGAAGAGCCATGCAAGGCCTGACGTGATCTGCCGCGGGTCCCAGGACCAGTAGTCGCCCCAGTGGATCCCGGCCCAGATACTGCCCGTGATGATGCCGAGCGTCATGAAGGGAAAGCCCCAGAAGAGCAGCACCGAGTTCAGGCGATCCAGCGACTCCAGGGACGGCAGGCGTTTCATCAGCGCGGTGACCTTCTTGTGCTTGAGCCTCCGCTCCTGCGCCAGATACATCAGGCTTACCGCGAAAGCGAGCGCGAACACCGCATTCCCCAAAGACGCCAGGGTGACATGAAGGGGCAGCCAGAAGGTTTTCAGCGCGGGAGGGACCTCCGCACCCTGGCTGCCGAAAGCAAAGCCCGCAAGCGACATGAGAAACGCCAGCGGCGTCACGATGCAGCCCAGGACGTTCACCGAATATTTGAGCTGGATCACGAGATAGGCCGCGATCATGAGCCAGCTCTTGAAGGAAAGCGCGTCGCTCAGTTGGGTGACTGCGGGATATCCCTCACGCAAGAAATGGGCCGCGAGCGCAGCGCTGTGGACAGTGAAACCGGCCCCCAGGGCGACGGCGGGAATCCTCGAGTTGGCGTTTCTAAAGGCAACGTAAAAGA carries:
- the ccsA gene encoding cytochrome c biogenesis protein CcsA, whose product is MEVILLKITAILYLVAAVSYVFYVAFRNANSRIPAVALGAGFTVHSAALAAHFLREGYPAVTQLSDALSFKSWLMIAAYLVIQLKYSVNVLGCIVTPLAFLMSLAGFAFGSQGAEVPPALKTFWLPLHVTLASLGNAVFALAFAVSLMYLAQERRLKHKKVTALMKRLPSLESLDRLNSVLLFWGFPFMTLGIITGSIWAGIHWGDYWSWDPRQITSGLAWLFYGALLHGRVTAGLRGRKAALLTVFGFVVVLGYFLWGDALFPSRHGGRFD